DNA sequence from the Candidatus Eisenbacteria bacterium genome:
GGTTGCACAGACCTGGATGACGGCGTTCCACGAGGCTGATGCTATCAGGGTAGCTAATGGGTTGGCGGAAGGTACGGAGATACTTCCGAACAATTTGTTTGTACCTGGTACTAGGATTGAGTTCTTCCTGAAGGCTCGTTACACGGGATCGAGCGACTGGTTCTTGCTTCCTGACACGACCGGTGGAGTTGCCGAGGAGTTCGAGATTCTGCCGATGATGAGGGATGAGTACGGCTGGATCACGTGGCCGCAGTTGATAGTTGCAGATCATTTTGGTCAGAGAGGTAACTGGGGCGAGAGGAACTCCGACAGGATCATACGTCATCTGCGCACCTTGAAGGTGGACTTTGACGTTTTCAATAAGCTGGGACCGACTAGTGACCAGAGGAACGGTATCGGTCGTTGGGCAGCGAACCCTGGACAGGTAGGTGGACCCGGGACTGACAAGTACAACTGGGGTCCTGGAGCTACGGCTCAGCAGATGTTGGCCTACACGTACTGCATGTTGAACGCCGGTACGCAGCTCAACTACAGTATGTATCAGCAGGACTCTGACATGATCAAGAGCTGGCTGGTCATGTACTCATCTGAGTACACGCCCAGGTTCTTCTGGATGAGTGGTGACGCTGTTGCGAGATGGCTGAACAGCAATGCCACTTGGGGCAAGCCATTCATCAACAACGTGCTGGGTGTCACGAACGTAGCCAACAACTATGCGTCGAACACGGGTGACTACACCTACTGCTTGCCTGTGAGAGGCGTAGCGGGCGGTGCAGTGCATGACACGACGTTGTTTGTGGCCCGCATGAACGGGTGTTTGAGGGCGTTCAACGTGATCGGAGTGTCCGGTTCTGCAGCCGGTGCTAAGGCCGAGAGGCAGTACGATTCGAGGTCGCCGGCCAAATACGCGGCGGTCAGCAATCTTGTGACCACAACCGGTGGTGCTTACTACGCGACACTTACAGAGGGCTACGATTTCTGTGTCCTGAGAACGGATGCTTCTCTGGGGCCGCTTGCCTGTGGTTCCGACGACATCCTGACCGAATGGATGATGTGGGTGTTGAACTGGATGAGCTACCCTGTAAGCGTTGAGAACGGTAGCGCGGCGCCACCCGTCGCCGTGACTTGGCTGGGGCAGGCGTTTCCCAACCCGACGAACCCTACGGCCAAGATTAGATACACCGTCGGCAAGTCCGGCAGAATCTCGCTCAGACTCTTCGATGTGACCGGCCGCGCGATCAAGGTGCTCGTCGACGAGAACAAGAAAGCCAGACGCGAGCCATACGAAGTCATTTGGGACGGTACGAACGATCAAGGTAAGAATGTCTCGAGCGGTGTGTTCTTCTACCGGCTTGAAGCGCCGGGGTACAAGAGTGCGAAGAAGCTCGTGGTCTTGCAGTGAAACAGGCTGCGGCCCGGTTGAATCGACGGCCCCCCCTATGTGGGGCTTTTCTGTTGACAGCCATGGGGGCCGGTGCTAGCTTGTGCCTTAATGAAGAAGACTCTTTCGTCTCGCAAACTCCCGTCATCACAGATAGACAGGCTCGTTTCTCTGGGGGAATTGGCCGCGGGAGTGGCTCACGAAATAAGAAACCCACTCGCGGGAATCGGTACGAGCGCCCAGGTGTTACGCTCGCGCTTCGCCAAGGACGACGAGCGCGTCAAGTTTGCGGACGTGATACTGGACGAGGTCGGGAGGCTTGAGAAGATAATCGAGAACCTGCTTCTCTTTGCCAGGCCCACGCAGCCCCAGCTTGTAAGACATGACCTGCGGCATTCCGTGGAGAGGACGCTTCAGCTTCTGGGAGAACAGATCGAGAAGCAGGACGTGCGGGTTGAGATTCGCTGCGACGACGAGCCACCGATGGTTTACGTGGACCCGGGGCAGATGTCTCAAGTTCTCCTGAATCTGGTCTTGAACGCCGTCCACGCGATGCCGGCGGGCGGAAGGCTCACGCTGGAGCTCAAGACTGTCGCGAAGAAAATGGCGGTGAGTGGAGGGCGGCGCAAGACGGACGCAAGACCGGGCACCCCTGCTCGGTCGGTTCAATTTCTCAGGCTCATCGTCTCCGATACGGGCCAGGGGATACCCAAGCAGAATCTTTCCAAGCTGTTTACCCCGTTTTTCACAACCAAGTCAGCAGGTACGGGGCTCGGCCTCTCGATCTCACAGGCGATCATGAGAGAACATGGCGGCGGCATCGCGATTTCAAGCGTCGAAGGCCGGGGAACCAAAGTTGCGGTAGATATACCGGTGGAGAAGAGGTATGGCGAACGTAGGTAAGCTTCAGGAATTGAAAAAAGGAAACGTTCTCGTAGTCGACGATGACAAGAGCTTTAGCTGGAGTCTCTGCGAGGCGCTCAAGGACGTCGGCTACAAGGCGCTCTCCGCCACCACCTCCAAGGAGTGCGTCTCCAAGCTCTCGGAACAGCCGGTTGACGCCGTGCTTCTGGACTTGAAGCTGGGGGCCGAGGACGGGATTGACGTCCTGAAGAGAATAAAGAGGGAATTTCCTGAAGTGACGGTCATCATGATCACCGCGTACGGCGACATTCCCGATGCCGTGGAGTGCATCAAGGCCGGCGCGTTCAATTTCATAACAAAGACTGCTCACAAGGAACCGGACGTCTTCTTTGCCACCGTGGGAAATGCGATAGAACGTTCCCTCTCCAGGCGCCGGGACAGACTTTACCGACAGGAGTTGAAGAGATTCTACGACACCGAGGAAATCATAGGATCGAGCCAGATCATGGCGCAGCTCATGAAAAAAGCCGAGAAGGTTGCCGATAGCCCCAGCTCAACGGTACTCGTCATGGGCGAGACCGGGGTGGGGAAGGAGCTTCTGGCGCGTCTCATTCACGACAAGAGCGGTTTCAGGGAAGGCCCATTTGTGGCGCTCAATTGCAGCGCGCTTCCCGAGAACCTTCTCGAGAGCGAGCTGTTCGGCTACGAGAAGGGCGCTTTTACGGACGCGAGGATGCTGAAGAAGGGGCTCTTTGAGGTGGCCGACAACGGCACGCTGTTCCTTGATGAGATTGCAGACATGCACCTGAGGCTTCAAGCGAAGCTTTTGAGGGCGATAGAGTCAAAGTGCTTCAGACGCGTCGGCGGCACCCAGGACATAAGCGTCAACACGCGGATAATAGCCGCCTCGAACAAGAAGCTGCACGACGAGGCAGAGGCCGGCCGATTCAGGCTCGACCTCTTCTACAGGCTCTCTGTTGTTCCTCTCGAAGTGCCCCCGCTCAGAGAAAGGATGGAGGACATCGAGCCTCTCGTTCTGCATTTCATGGAGCATTTCAACAAGGAACTCAGTAAGAACGTCCGTGCCTGTTCGCCGGAGGCCATGCAAAGACTGGTGGTATACGATTGGCCCGGCAACGTCAGAGAGCTGAGAAACGTGATAGAGAGGGCGATGCTTCTCGAGACAGACGACGTCATTCTTCCGGATCATCTTGTTCTCGAGCCAGTCAGGCGTGGCGTTTTGGCCTCGAGGCAGGAAGGCGACTTCCGGCCGCAGTATGAAGAGTACGGGAAAGTGCCCGAGCCGGGCCGGCCGCGCGAGCGGGAAGGGGAGACCTGCACTCTCGTCGACGCGGAAAAGCGATGCATACTCCGCGCGCTCAAGCTTGCCAACAACAACAAGACCCGGGCGGCTCAGATTCTGGGCATATCCAGACAGACTCTGCGGACCAAACTGAAAGAATACGCGAAAGACGCCGGGGACGACGTTGAGGAGGATGCCGGGGAGGACGTGGTCGGCGAGACCGCTGTAATCGACGAGGAGAACGCCTCTCCGCGAGAGTAACTCCGCCTGCTAGCGATGCGCCACCTTCTCCTCGCTCATTGCTTCTGCAGCCATGGAAACGAAGGGAATCGAAGTCCTCTTGCCCGTCTCGTCTATTTCTACCAATTGGCCTTCCATGCGATCCCTCTTGTCGTAGAGAAGCTCTGAACCGCCGGCGAAGTCTTCGCACGTGGCTTTCGCGAACCCTTCCGCCTTGTTGGCCTCGATCAGCACGACGAACTCAGGGTTTTCGGACGTGCCTCTGTGGGCGACAAAGGCCTCCTTACCGCCGTGGACGAGCGCGCAACTGGCGATCGTGTGTGCAGCAAGCTTCACCATTGTGAGGAACTTGAGCTCGCCGTATTTTCTTCTGTACGCGCTTGCCTGGAGGGTATCGAGCCTGAAGGTTCTCGCAGAAAATTCCTCCCCTGCGGCCATTCTTCGCCCCATCTCCTTGGACAGCGCGGTCGGACCGGGAAGCTTCGTGAGCGGGTTCGCCGGAGCCTGTTTTCTTCTTCTTTGAACGACGCTCTCCACGGTTGATTCGAGAATGACAGGATCCACGGGTCGGTGCAGACACGCGTCCGCCCAGGAATTGAAGGCCAGAATCTGGTGCGACTTCGACTCACAAGTGAGGAGTATCAGCGCCGGCACCTCTGCCTGGCCCTTTTTCTCGCGCAGTCTCTGACAGATCTCCTGGCCTTTGCCTTCGGAGAGCTCCTCCGAAAGCACCACGACGTCAGGGGTCTCTCTCTCGATCTCCGCAATTGCGTCGTCAAGAGTTGAGACCGCCCTGACGGAATATTCGCCCGAAGAAAAGGTCTCTATCACAACTGCGGAAAACTCAGGATCGCTCTCGGCGACGAGTATGGAAGTTCTCACGATTGCCCCATCCTTTCTTTGGGCTGTTGCCCCAGGCTTCTACCCCTATATATCGAACATTTCGCGGCGAACCTTGAGTAGTGACAAAAGTTGCGCCAGCGAGACCGCCAGGCATACAAATTTTGCCCACCGTGAAGCCACAAAGAGGCCAGTTTCAGCCGTGTACGCGATTCTGCCGCGCCCCGTGCGCCCCCGTCGGGCCCCGAAACAGCCGTAACTCATTGCAAAAGCTATAGATTCGCAGTGGGTGGCACGCAAGTTGCTCTGATTTCGAGACGAGACTTTTTGATTCCAAGCAATTGAAAGGACAACCATGCCGCAGAAACGCCCGGCGAAGAAAGTAGTTATCGTAGAGGACCAGAGTGCAACTGCCTGGGCGCTTGCGGAAAGCCTCACTGAAGACGGATACGAGACCCTGACCGCCGGGAGCTCGGAAGAGGCCCTGGAGCTCGACCTCGAGCACTGCGACGTGCTCATCACCGACCTCAGGCTTCCTGGAATGAACGGCATCGAACTCATGTCCAGGATGAAAAGGACCAGGAGGGCGGTGCCCTCAATACTGATCACGGCCTACAGCTCGCCGGACGTCTTGGCCAGCGCAAAGAGGGCAGGCGCAATCGGCTGTTTCTCGAAGCCATTCAACGTTGAAGACATCAAGGAATGCTTGAAGAAGGCCCTGAAGGGGCCCAGACGAAAGCAGGCCGGACGCCGGAGGAATTTGTCCTCGGCGCCCGGCCGGGTTAAAGGAGCGTGACGTCCGTGCGCGCACACAAATGCACAAGCTTCCCCAAACGTACCGGCCCCGGTTGGTACGACCGCCAAGCGAAGCTCGTGGAACAGTATCTACCTCTTGTAAAGTGTGCCGTTGACAGGATCAAGTTCAAACTCCCGAAGACGATCGATGAAGAGGACCTCACAAATGCAGCCGTCATAGGTTTGATGGACGCTCTCAAGAAGTATGACACGGGAAAGAAGACGAAATTTGAGACCTACGCCATGTGGCGCATAAAAGGGGCCATCCTTGATGAGCTCCGGTCTCTGGATTGGGCCTCCAGGAGTGCAAGGCGGAAAGCGAGGGACATGCAGAAGCAAGTGCAGGTCCTTGAACAGAAGCTCGGAAGGACTGTGAGTGACGCAGAGGTGGGAGAGAGCATGAGCCTTAGCTCAAAGGACATAACCAGGGCGGGGGAGACGATGAGGGGTAGGATTGTTCTTTCCATCGATCAGCCGGTGCACCTGGACGGGGAGGCGGGTCGAGTCGAACTCTGCGAAGTCATCCAGGATCCGCAGGCGGTGGACATGCTTCAAGTAGTGGAGAAAGAAGAATCGAGCCACATGATGCTACAGTGCGTCAATAAGCTTCCGGAGCAGGAGAAACTGGTCATCGCCCTGTACTACTACGAGGAACTCACGCTCAAGCAGATAGGGCAGGTCCTGGGCATCTCCGAGTCGAGGGTCTCTCAGGTACACACGAAGGCCATCTCGAGGCTCAGGCCAAGAGTTACAAAGGTCCTGGTGTAAGGACCGGGGTAGGGGACCGGCATGAGAAAGAGTGAGAGCAGGGCCAAGTTCATGAGGGCGAGCACGCTCCTCGTGGACGCGCTCCACGACAAGGGCCTCGTGTCCTTGAAGACGGCGAGGGTGCTTCACCGTTCGCTGGCGAAGGGCGTGGCCAGGAAGCCCGAAGGCTTCTCCCTGGTCTTCTCGGCTCACCTGTGCAACAGGGTGGCCCGACTCATTGCGGACAACTCTACGCGCGAGCACGACAAGCGCGACAAAGAGATAGCGAGCCTTGCGGCAATTTCGAAGATTGTCTCTTCCCCCACGGGAGAAGAGAGAGTCTTGGAGAAGTGCCTTACTCTTCTGCGGGACCTCATTCCTTTCCAGAACGGCGCCCTCTTCATCCTCAACGAAGGCAACGCGAAACTAGAACTGGAGGCGGCGCTCGGTTTTCCGCAAGACCTGATCGAGCGCGTGCAGTTCGATCTGGGGCAGGGCCTCTCGGCCTGGGCCGCGAGAGAGAAGAAGCCGGTCCTGGTGCGGGAGCTGACCAGACCCGGGAAGGACGGTCTGCCGCCCCTGGGTTCCTTCCTGGCAGTCCCTATCATTGCGGGCACGCGTTCCCTCGGCGTGATAACGATGGGGCATTCGCAGCCCGGAGCCTTCGTAAGCGACCACAAGAGAATTCTTCAGCTTTTCTGCACACTAATCTCCGGATCCGTCCTTTCCCTGATAGCAGAGAGAACAAGAGAGCCAATCGCCGTTGCGTGAGGCGCACAGCCAGATCCATAAAGTCTGAGTTCTCACAGGAAAGCCACGCGAGGCCAGACCGCATGCACGGTTTGATGCGGGGAGCCTGGAGACCGGGTATGGCTACCGGGACTTAGGGCCCATGCGAAAGTAGACGGGAATAGTCACACGGAACCTGTAGCGACGACTCCAGGCTGCTATTCCACAGGAACTGGCTATGTGTATCTGGTTGCCTGGACGAAGGGTCGCAGCGTATCCACCTATACTGCAAGCGGGCATCGCTGGAGCTCAAAGTGTAGGAACCGGTTACGGCCGACCAGTAGAAAGCTGGAGCCGTGATATCTTGCAGAATTCTGTCTGTGTATTGAACTATCTAGTTTAGTATACTACATGTTAGGCTGCTTCATGTAACTTCTTGGGAGTAGTCAAATGAGCAATCTCACAAATCCAGAGTTGATTCGATGGATAGCATGCCCCGTATGTGACGGAGACTTGGCCAATTCCGTTGAATGGCTAAAATGCACTCGTTGCGGTGCAGAGTACAAAGTTAGGCAAGGTATCCCGCTTTTGTACCCACCCAGCATGAGTATTGACCATTTGCAGGAAGAAGAGAACCTTTCGAGGATGATGAAGTCACAAAGATTGAATCCAAAGGAGCAATTCAGTTCACTTCAATGGAATAATTCTAAGCAAGAGTTTTGGAGCATGGTAAGCGCCAATATACAGGCTCCTCCCAAGTTGTTTATCACCATTGGGTGTGGTTATGATTCCAGTTTTGTCAAGTTTGAACAACAAGGTTACACGTTTGTCAATTTTGATATAGTCTACGATATACTGGATACGCTCCAGAGAGATTGCGGGGCAAAATCATGTGTTGGTGGAGACGTGAACAAGTTGCCCTTTAAGAAGAACAACTTTGATTATGTTATCTCCATTGATCTCATACACCATGAAAGCGAAAGAGTTTTCACGCTATTAGAGTCTTTTCGAAATTTGCTTAAGCCAGGAGGGATTTTGTTTCTGGAGGATCCAAATGCATGGGGAATGTTCCAAATGGCAAAGTCCATATGGCTTCCAAAGCCAGTATATAGGTCCTTGAGATCAACATACCATTGGTTCAAACGATCTACTCATAGACCAGCCGACTACGAATTTCCCACAAGTGTATGGCGGGTGAAAGCCATGCTTCAGTGTTTGGGATTCCAAAACATAAGAATCTACCCAAACACAGCGTACCCCTGCATTGGTGAGTGGGGTTTCCGATTTTACAAGCTATTCAGCAACTTTGAATTCATACGCAGGTACCACAACTATCACTATATGCTTAGTGCCACCCGACAGTGAGATTTTCATGCCATCGTGCATAACCTTGCCCCCGAAAACTAGTCGAGTTGAGACCTCGAGCTTGGGGTAATTGCCCCCTACCTGAGGAAGATTTCCGCAAGTGTGCGGCTCCGTTTC
Encoded proteins:
- a CDS encoding ATP-binding protein; translated protein: MKKTLSSRKLPSSQIDRLVSLGELAAGVAHEIRNPLAGIGTSAQVLRSRFAKDDERVKFADVILDEVGRLEKIIENLLLFARPTQPQLVRHDLRHSVERTLQLLGEQIEKQDVRVEIRCDDEPPMVYVDPGQMSQVLLNLVLNAVHAMPAGGRLTLELKTVAKKMAVSGGRRKTDARPGTPARSVQFLRLIVSDTGQGIPKQNLSKLFTPFFTTKSAGTGLGLSISQAIMREHGGGIAISSVEGRGTKVAVDIPVEKRYGERR
- a CDS encoding sigma-54 dependent transcriptional regulator; this translates as MANVGKLQELKKGNVLVVDDDKSFSWSLCEALKDVGYKALSATTSKECVSKLSEQPVDAVLLDLKLGAEDGIDVLKRIKREFPEVTVIMITAYGDIPDAVECIKAGAFNFITKTAHKEPDVFFATVGNAIERSLSRRRDRLYRQELKRFYDTEEIIGSSQIMAQLMKKAEKVADSPSSTVLVMGETGVGKELLARLIHDKSGFREGPFVALNCSALPENLLESELFGYEKGAFTDARMLKKGLFEVADNGTLFLDEIADMHLRLQAKLLRAIESKCFRRVGGTQDISVNTRIIAASNKKLHDEAEAGRFRLDLFYRLSVVPLEVPPLRERMEDIEPLVLHFMEHFNKELSKNVRACSPEAMQRLVVYDWPGNVRELRNVIERAMLLETDDVILPDHLVLEPVRRGVLASRQEGDFRPQYEEYGKVPEPGRPREREGETCTLVDAEKRCILRALKLANNNKTRAAQILGISRQTLRTKLKEYAKDAGDDVEEDAGEDVVGETAVIDEENASPRE
- a CDS encoding response regulator; protein product: MRTSILVAESDPEFSAVVIETFSSGEYSVRAVSTLDDAIAEIERETPDVVVLSEELSEGKGQEICQRLREKKGQAEVPALILLTCESKSHQILAFNSWADACLHRPVDPVILESTVESVVQRRRKQAPANPLTKLPGPTALSKEMGRRMAAGEEFSARTFRLDTLQASAYRRKYGELKFLTMVKLAAHTIASCALVHGGKEAFVAHRGTSENPEFVVLIEANKAEGFAKATCEDFAGGSELLYDKRDRMEGQLVEIDETGKRTSIPFVSMAAEAMSEEKVAHR
- a CDS encoding response regulator — translated: MPQKRPAKKVVIVEDQSATAWALAESLTEDGYETLTAGSSEEALELDLEHCDVLITDLRLPGMNGIELMSRMKRTRRAVPSILITAYSSPDVLASAKRAGAIGCFSKPFNVEDIKECLKKALKGPRRKQAGRRRNLSSAPGRVKGA
- a CDS encoding FliA/WhiG family RNA polymerase sigma factor, which produces MRAHKCTSFPKRTGPGWYDRQAKLVEQYLPLVKCAVDRIKFKLPKTIDEEDLTNAAVIGLMDALKKYDTGKKTKFETYAMWRIKGAILDELRSLDWASRSARRKARDMQKQVQVLEQKLGRTVSDAEVGESMSLSSKDITRAGETMRGRIVLSIDQPVHLDGEAGRVELCEVIQDPQAVDMLQVVEKEESSHMMLQCVNKLPEQEKLVIALYYYEELTLKQIGQVLGISESRVSQVHTKAISRLRPRVTKVLV
- a CDS encoding GAF domain-containing protein, giving the protein MRKSESRAKFMRASTLLVDALHDKGLVSLKTARVLHRSLAKGVARKPEGFSLVFSAHLCNRVARLIADNSTREHDKRDKEIASLAAISKIVSSPTGEERVLEKCLTLLRDLIPFQNGALFILNEGNAKLELEAALGFPQDLIERVQFDLGQGLSAWAAREKKPVLVRELTRPGKDGLPPLGSFLAVPIIAGTRSLGVITMGHSQPGAFVSDHKRILQLFCTLISGSVLSLIAERTREPIAVA
- a CDS encoding methyltransferase domain-containing protein; amino-acid sequence: MSNLTNPELIRWIACPVCDGDLANSVEWLKCTRCGAEYKVRQGIPLLYPPSMSIDHLQEEENLSRMMKSQRLNPKEQFSSLQWNNSKQEFWSMVSANIQAPPKLFITIGCGYDSSFVKFEQQGYTFVNFDIVYDILDTLQRDCGAKSCVGGDVNKLPFKKNNFDYVISIDLIHHESERVFTLLESFRNLLKPGGILFLEDPNAWGMFQMAKSIWLPKPVYRSLRSTYHWFKRSTHRPADYEFPTSVWRVKAMLQCLGFQNIRIYPNTAYPCIGEWGFRFYKLFSNFEFIRRYHNYHYMLSATRQ